One region of Catenuloplanes indicus genomic DNA includes:
- a CDS encoding SigE family RNA polymerase sigma factor gives MSDDTDADYLAYVHGRMAALRRWAYLLSGDTHQADDLVQETLTTVYSRWHRVSRADNIDGYVHRILVRTFLNERRRGWWKVRLFGETAPDRQSDAADVEDRQLLRAALARITPNQQAVLVLRFLCDQSVADTAQVLGVSEGTVKSQTKHALTAMRRILGDRMPSLTLEVSR, from the coding sequence ATGAGCGACGATACGGACGCCGATTACCTCGCGTACGTACACGGGCGGATGGCGGCGCTGCGTCGCTGGGCGTACCTGCTCAGCGGCGACACGCACCAGGCGGACGACCTGGTGCAGGAGACGCTGACCACCGTGTACTCGCGATGGCACCGAGTGTCGCGGGCGGACAACATCGACGGGTACGTGCACCGGATCCTGGTGCGCACGTTCCTCAACGAGCGCCGCCGAGGGTGGTGGAAGGTGCGCCTGTTCGGCGAGACCGCCCCCGATCGGCAGTCGGACGCCGCGGACGTGGAGGACCGGCAGCTGCTGCGGGCCGCGCTGGCCCGGATCACGCCGAACCAGCAGGCCGTGCTGGTGCTGCGGTTCCTCTGCGACCAGAGCGTGGCCGACACCGCGCAGGTCCTCGGCGTGTCCGAGGGCACCGTCAAGTCCCAGACCAAGCACGCCCTGACCGCCATGCGCAGGATCCTCGGCGATCGGATGCCGAGCCTGACCCTGGAGGTATCGCGATGA
- a CDS encoding ThuA domain-containing protein, protein MRALVVRGGWEGHRPVEATDMFLPFLKVNGYDVRVTEDTAVYADADEMARTDLIVQCVTMSEIKGDEVKGLRAAVAAGTGFTGWHGGIADSFRASSDYLQLVGGQFATHPSKEPAACAGGPEDNFLPHTIEFTALGREHPVTAGLGDFALTTEQYWVLHDDLSDVLATTTHPAPPWHPWPRPVTSPAVWTRLWGAGRIVVSTPGHSLDVLEHPSVRTIIERGMVWATRTASAS, encoded by the coding sequence ATGAGAGCACTGGTGGTGCGGGGTGGCTGGGAGGGACATCGGCCGGTCGAGGCGACCGACATGTTCCTGCCGTTCCTGAAGGTCAACGGGTACGACGTACGGGTCACCGAGGACACCGCGGTCTACGCGGACGCGGACGAGATGGCGCGCACGGATCTGATCGTGCAGTGCGTGACCATGTCGGAGATCAAGGGCGACGAGGTGAAGGGGCTGCGCGCGGCGGTCGCGGCCGGAACCGGGTTCACCGGATGGCACGGCGGGATCGCGGACTCGTTCCGTGCGTCGTCGGACTACCTGCAACTGGTCGGCGGGCAGTTCGCGACGCACCCGAGCAAGGAGCCGGCGGCGTGCGCGGGCGGGCCGGAGGACAACTTCCTGCCGCACACGATCGAGTTCACCGCGCTCGGCCGGGAACACCCGGTCACGGCCGGCCTCGGCGACTTCGCGCTGACGACCGAGCAGTACTGGGTGTTGCACGACGACCTCAGCGACGTGCTGGCCACCACCACGCACCCCGCGCCGCCGTGGCATCCGTGGCCCCGGCCGGTCACCTCGCCGGCGGTGTGGACGCGGCTCTGGGGCGCGGGCCGGATCGTGGTGTCGACCCCGGGGCACAGCCTGGACGTGCTGGAACACCCGAGCGTACGGACGATCATCGAGAGGGGCATGGTGTGGGCGACCCGCACGGCATCGGCATCGTAG
- a CDS encoding S8 family peptidase, whose amino-acid sequence MISVRRGLAAAVATLLAVGASAPATAAEPEGTVLGTGTPQSIAGSYIVFLKDAAVAADAVPGTADALAGRHGGTVVRTYRHAIRGFEARLTERAARRLAANPVVASVTQNATVTGSDVQSPTPSWGLDRIDQRALPTDGSFTYPGGVPRVTAYIIDGGINLTHTEFTGRVRSGWDFVDDDAQADDCRGHGTHVAGTVGGTTYGVAKTVELVAVRVLNCEGSGSVASVIAGIDWVTADHEAGTPAVANISINAARRFPAEEAAVSRSIADGVTYVISAGNDNGANACDRTPAGVPEAITVGATGPDDARAPFSNVGTCVDVFAPGVDILSANIGDDTATRLWSGTSMAAPHVTGAAALILAGHPTYTPAEVAGELLAEATPGVVGDAGTGSPNRLLYVDSTAPANDFSLAATPTDGDVVAGGSATATITGTVTRGAAQQVTLSARGLPAGATATFAPATIGSGGSTELTVTTGTRTAPGTYDVLVVGTGPSATRPTWFTLTVTAAAGCVGASDRDVSLESDHAVELPITIAGCGVHAAANSTVEVHIDHTYVDDLEVKLIAPSGRQYNLLDRTGDDAQDIDYTFTHDLSAEPADGVWKLSVFDNAPSGTGMTDSWVLNLAGEDLPVPVCGGVSTTDHTFADMETARSPITVTGCDRTPSNSSYVEVRIRHPQERDLAVYLVAPDGERIDLQINQAYYSPDSFRTHIARLTGKPANGTWTLQVSDDIWGNEPGTLEGWKLTL is encoded by the coding sequence TTGATATCGGTACGAAGAGGCCTCGCCGCCGCGGTCGCCACGCTGCTGGCCGTCGGCGCGAGCGCTCCCGCGACCGCCGCCGAACCGGAGGGCACGGTGCTCGGCACCGGCACCCCGCAGTCGATCGCCGGTTCCTACATCGTCTTCCTGAAGGACGCCGCGGTCGCCGCGGACGCGGTCCCCGGCACCGCGGACGCGCTGGCCGGGCGGCACGGCGGCACCGTCGTCCGGACTTACCGGCACGCGATCCGGGGCTTCGAGGCGCGCCTGACCGAGCGCGCGGCACGCCGGCTGGCCGCGAACCCCGTGGTCGCGTCCGTCACCCAGAACGCGACCGTGACCGGCTCGGACGTGCAGTCCCCCACGCCGTCCTGGGGCCTGGACCGGATCGACCAGCGCGCGCTGCCCACGGACGGCAGCTTCACCTACCCGGGCGGCGTGCCGCGGGTGACCGCGTACATCATCGACGGCGGCATCAACCTCACGCACACCGAGTTCACCGGCCGGGTCCGCTCCGGCTGGGACTTCGTGGACGACGACGCGCAGGCGGACGACTGCCGCGGCCACGGCACGCACGTGGCCGGCACGGTCGGCGGCACCACGTACGGCGTGGCCAAGACCGTCGAGCTGGTCGCGGTGCGCGTGCTCAACTGCGAGGGCAGCGGCTCGGTAGCCTCGGTGATCGCCGGCATCGACTGGGTCACCGCGGACCACGAGGCGGGCACCCCGGCCGTGGCGAACATCAGCATCAACGCGGCACGCCGCTTCCCGGCCGAGGAGGCCGCGGTCAGCCGGTCGATCGCGGACGGCGTCACGTACGTGATCTCGGCCGGCAACGACAACGGCGCCAACGCCTGTGACCGGACGCCGGCCGGCGTGCCCGAGGCGATCACCGTGGGCGCGACCGGCCCGGACGACGCCCGCGCGCCGTTCTCCAACGTCGGCACGTGCGTGGACGTGTTCGCCCCCGGCGTCGACATCCTCTCCGCGAACATCGGCGACGACACCGCGACCCGGCTGTGGAGCGGCACGTCGATGGCCGCGCCGCACGTCACCGGCGCGGCCGCGCTGATCCTGGCCGGCCACCCGACGTACACCCCGGCCGAGGTCGCGGGCGAACTGCTGGCCGAGGCCACGCCGGGCGTGGTCGGCGACGCCGGCACCGGCTCACCGAACCGGCTGCTCTACGTCGACTCCACCGCGCCCGCGAACGACTTCTCGCTCGCAGCCACGCCCACGGACGGCGACGTGGTGGCCGGCGGCAGCGCCACTGCCACGATCACCGGCACCGTCACCCGCGGCGCGGCACAGCAGGTCACGCTGAGCGCACGCGGGCTGCCGGCCGGCGCGACCGCCACGTTCGCGCCCGCCACGATCGGCTCCGGCGGCAGCACCGAGCTGACCGTCACCACCGGCACGCGGACCGCGCCCGGCACGTACGACGTGCTGGTGGTCGGCACCGGCCCGAGCGCGACCCGGCCGACCTGGTTCACGCTGACCGTCACGGCCGCGGCCGGCTGCGTCGGCGCGAGCGACCGCGACGTCTCGCTGGAGAGCGACCACGCGGTCGAGCTGCCGATCACGATCGCCGGCTGCGGCGTGCACGCGGCCGCGAACAGCACGGTCGAGGTGCACATCGACCACACCTACGTCGACGACCTCGAGGTGAAGCTGATCGCGCCGAGCGGCCGGCAGTACAACCTGCTCGACCGCACCGGCGACGACGCGCAGGACATCGACTACACGTTCACTCACGACCTGTCCGCGGAGCCGGCCGACGGCGTGTGGAAGCTGTCCGTGTTCGACAACGCGCCGAGCGGCACCGGCATGACCGACTCCTGGGTGCTCAACCTGGCCGGCGAGGACCTGCCGGTGCCGGTCTGCGGTGGCGTCTCCACCACGGATCACACGTTCGCGGACATGGAGACGGCACGGAGCCCGATCACGGTCACCGGCTGCGACCGGACCCCGTCGAACAGCAGCTACGTGGAGGTGCGCATCCGGCACCCGCAGGAGCGGGACCTCGCCGTCTACCTGGTCGCGCCGGACGGTGAGCGGATCGACCTGCAGATCAACCAGGCGTACTACTCGCCGGACTCGTTCCGCACGCACATCGCGCGCCTGACCGGCAAGCCGGCGAACGGCACATGGACGCTGCAGGTGTCGGACGACATCTGGGGCAACGAGCCGGGCACGCTGGAGGGCTGGAAGCTCACCCTGTAG
- a CDS encoding GNAT family N-acetyltransferase, whose translation MPTELRPSYPVRTERLLLRPLTLADTDALVAYRSIPDLCRFVPFQPQNRDDIQARIKGVFANHALTDEGQNLTLGVQLVTTGELIGDVILFYHSRLHAGGEVGWMLNPAYGGHGYATEAARAMLRLGFEELGLRRITARIDERNVASARLARRLGMRQEARLVENEFFKGEWTTELDFAMLATEWFASHAGDRATG comes from the coding sequence ATGCCAACCGAACTGCGCCCCAGCTACCCGGTCCGCACCGAACGGCTGCTCCTCCGGCCGCTCACCCTGGCGGACACCGACGCGCTCGTCGCGTACCGCAGCATTCCCGATCTCTGTCGTTTCGTCCCGTTCCAACCGCAGAACCGGGACGACATCCAGGCCCGCATCAAGGGCGTCTTCGCGAACCACGCGCTGACCGACGAGGGGCAGAACCTCACGCTCGGCGTGCAGCTGGTCACGACCGGCGAGCTGATCGGGGACGTGATCCTCTTCTATCACAGTCGGCTGCACGCGGGCGGCGAGGTCGGCTGGATGCTCAACCCGGCCTACGGCGGCCACGGGTACGCGACCGAGGCGGCCCGCGCGATGCTCCGGCTCGGCTTCGAGGAGCTGGGCCTGCGCCGGATCACCGCGCGGATCGACGAGCGCAACGTCGCCTCCGCCCGGCTGGCACGCCGCCTGGGCATGCGTCAGGAGGCGCGCCTGGTGGAGAACGAGTTCTTCAAGGGCGAGTGGACCACGGAGCTGGACTTCGCGATGCTCGCCACCGAATGGTTCGCCTCGCACGCCGGGGACCGCGCTACAGGGTGA